A window of Hyperolius riggenbachi isolate aHypRig1 chromosome 1, aHypRig1.pri, whole genome shotgun sequence contains these coding sequences:
- the LOC137558682 gene encoding corneodesmosin-like, whose translation SSSISSSIPSSSSSSSSYSISSSSSSSSLSSSSSSSISSISSSSSSSSISSSPSSSYSLSSSSSSSSSSSSSSSSSSSSSYISSSSISYISSSSSSSSSSSSSSSISSSSSSSISSSSSSSSSSSSSSSSSSSSSSSSSSSSSSSSSSSSSSSS comes from the coding sequence tcttcttctatatcttcttctataccttcttcctcttcttcttcttcttcttattctatatcttcttcttcttcttcttcttccttatcatcatcttcttcttcttctatttcttctatatcttcttcttcttcttcttcttctatatcttcttctccttcttcttcttattctttatcttcttcttcttcttcatcatcttcttcttcttcttcttcatcatcatcttcttcttcttcttatatatcttcttcttctatttcttatatatcttcttcttcttcttcttcttcttcttcttcttcttcttcttctatatcttcttcttcttcttcttctatatcttcttcttcttcttcttcttcttcttcttcttcttcttcttcttcttcttcttcttcttcttcttcttcttcttcttcttcttcttcttcttcttcttcttcttcttcttcttcttct